The proteins below are encoded in one region of Paenacidovorax monticola:
- a CDS encoding response regulator has protein sequence MPTLVAALTLVALLKLSLVELPRWHLAFWFGVLITLALFQSMPKSQAVLNGVGSFLGAWLYFWLLDCTDNVADRVLHWLILIGGFFLLIASRLYIDIRVYGISF, from the coding sequence ATGCCTACGCTGGTCGCTGCACTCACGCTGGTAGCCTTGCTCAAGCTATCACTGGTGGAGCTGCCGCGCTGGCATCTGGCGTTCTGGTTCGGTGTGCTGATCACCCTGGCGTTGTTCCAATCCATGCCGAAGTCCCAGGCTGTGCTGAATGGCGTTGGGAGCTTTCTGGGGGCATGGCTTTATTTTTGGCTGCTGGATTGCACGGACAACGTTGCAGACCGTGTACTGCACTGGCTTATCTTGATCGGCGGATTTTTCCTGCTGATCGCATCACGTCTTTACATCGATATCCGTGTGTACGGCATTAGTTTCTGA
- a CDS encoding homoserine dehydrogenase, with product MKPIQVGLLGIGTVGSGVFNVLQRNQEEIRRRAGRGIEIAMVADLDVARAKSVVGDKVQVVNDARAVIANPDIDIVIELIGGYGVAKQLVLEAIAAGKHVVTANKALLAVHGTEIFAAASAKGVMVAFEAAVAGGIPIIKALREGLTANRIQWLAGIINGTTNFILSEMRDKGLDFDVVLKEAQRLGYAEADPTFDIEGVDAAHKATIMSAIAFGIPVQFDKAYVEGITKLSSADIKYAEQLGYRIKLLGITKRTDKGVELRVHPSLVPAKRLIANVEGAMNAVVVQGDAVGSTLYYGKGAGSEPTASAVIADLVDITRLATADPEHRVPHLAFQSNTLADAMDSLPVLPMSEVVTSYYLRLRVADQAGVLAKVTGLLAGAGISIDAVLQREADEVGGEGSTQTDLIILTHDTREGTMNDAMAQMQALPTVLAPITRIRKEELN from the coding sequence ATGAAACCGATCCAAGTGGGCCTGCTGGGCATTGGCACCGTCGGCAGCGGCGTCTTCAACGTGCTGCAACGCAACCAGGAAGAGATCCGCCGCCGCGCGGGCCGCGGCATCGAGATCGCCATGGTGGCCGACCTGGACGTGGCACGCGCCAAGAGCGTGGTCGGCGACAAGGTGCAGGTGGTGAACGACGCGCGCGCCGTGATCGCCAACCCCGACATCGACATCGTGATCGAGCTCATCGGCGGCTATGGCGTGGCCAAGCAGCTCGTGCTCGAGGCCATCGCTGCCGGCAAGCATGTGGTCACGGCCAACAAGGCGCTGCTGGCCGTGCACGGCACCGAGATCTTCGCGGCCGCGTCGGCCAAGGGCGTGATGGTGGCTTTCGAGGCCGCCGTGGCCGGTGGCATCCCGATCATCAAGGCGCTGCGCGAAGGCCTCACGGCCAACCGCATCCAGTGGCTGGCCGGCATCATCAACGGCACGACGAACTTCATCCTGTCCGAGATGCGCGACAAGGGCCTCGATTTCGACGTGGTGCTCAAGGAGGCGCAGCGCCTGGGCTACGCCGAGGCCGACCCGACCTTCGACATCGAGGGCGTGGACGCCGCGCACAAGGCCACCATCATGTCGGCCATCGCCTTCGGCATCCCCGTGCAGTTCGACAAGGCCTACGTGGAGGGCATCACCAAGCTGTCCTCGGCCGACATCAAGTACGCCGAGCAACTGGGCTACCGCATCAAGCTGCTGGGCATCACCAAGCGCACCGACAAGGGGGTGGAGCTGCGCGTGCACCCCAGCCTCGTGCCGGCCAAGCGCCTGATCGCCAACGTCGAGGGCGCGATGAACGCCGTCGTGGTGCAAGGCGATGCCGTGGGCAGCACGCTGTACTACGGCAAGGGCGCGGGCAGCGAGCCCACGGCCAGCGCCGTGATCGCCGACCTGGTGGACATCACCCGCCTGGCCACGGCCGACCCCGAGCACCGCGTGCCGCACCTGGCCTTCCAGTCGAACACGCTGGCCGACGCCATGGACAGCCTGCCCGTGCTGCCCATGAGCGAGGTGGTCACGAGCTACTACCTGCGCCTGCGCGTAGCGGATCAGGCCGGCGTGCTGGCCAAGGTCACGGGCCTGCTGGCCGGCGCGGGCATCAGCATCGACGCCGTGCTGCAGCGCGAGGCCGACGAGGTGGGCGGCGAGGGCTCCACGCAGACCGACCTCATCATCCTCACGCACGACACGCGCGAAGGCACCATGAACGACGCCATGGCCCAGATGCAGGCGCTGCCCACGGTGCTGGCGCCCATTACGCGCATCCGCAAGGAGGAGCTGAACTGA
- a CDS encoding pyridoxal phosphate-dependent aminotransferase yields the protein MKTVHKSAKLNNVLYDVRGPIVDAAKQMEDEGQKIIKLNIGNLAPFGFDAPEEIQQDMIRNLPNSAGYSDSKGIFAARKAVMHYSQQQGVAGVTLDDIYLGNGASDLIVMATNALLDDGDELLVPAPDYPLWTAAASLSGGKPVHYLCEESNGWMPSLDDIRSKITPRTRGLVVINPNNPTGALYSDELLKGLVQIAREHNLVLFADEVYDKVLYEGVKHTAMASLSTDVVTLTFNSLSKAYRSCGYRAGWMVLSGNKAAARDYIEGLNMLANIKLGSNVPGQWAVQTALGGYQSINDLVKEGGRLRRQRDLAYELITAIPGVTCVKPKAALYMFPRLDPAMYPISDDRQFFMEVLRATRVMLVQGSGFNYPDHQHFRIVFLPHEDDLREAIGRLADFLAQYRQQHGTA from the coding sequence ATGAAGACCGTCCACAAATCCGCCAAGCTCAATAACGTTCTCTACGATGTCCGGGGCCCCATCGTGGACGCGGCGAAGCAGATGGAGGACGAGGGCCAGAAGATCATCAAGCTGAATATCGGCAATCTCGCGCCATTCGGTTTCGATGCGCCCGAGGAAATTCAGCAGGACATGATCCGAAACCTGCCCAATTCGGCGGGTTATTCCGACAGCAAGGGGATTTTCGCGGCACGCAAGGCCGTGATGCATTACAGCCAGCAGCAGGGCGTGGCGGGCGTGACGCTCGACGACATCTACCTGGGCAATGGCGCCAGCGACCTGATCGTGATGGCCACGAATGCGCTGCTCGACGATGGCGACGAGCTCCTCGTGCCCGCGCCCGACTATCCGCTGTGGACGGCCGCGGCCAGCCTGTCGGGCGGCAAGCCCGTGCATTACCTCTGCGAGGAGTCCAACGGCTGGATGCCGAGCCTGGACGATATCCGCAGCAAGATCACGCCGCGCACCCGCGGCCTCGTGGTCATCAACCCCAACAACCCCACGGGTGCGCTGTATTCCGACGAGCTGCTCAAGGGGCTGGTGCAGATCGCGCGCGAGCACAACCTGGTGCTGTTCGCCGACGAGGTCTACGACAAGGTGCTTTACGAGGGTGTGAAGCATACGGCCATGGCCAGCCTATCGACCGACGTGGTCACGCTCACGTTCAACTCGCTGTCCAAGGCCTACCGCTCCTGCGGTTACCGTGCGGGCTGGATGGTCCTGTCGGGCAACAAGGCCGCTGCGCGCGACTACATCGAGGGCCTGAACATGCTGGCCAACATCAAGCTCGGCTCCAACGTGCCGGGCCAGTGGGCCGTGCAGACCGCGCTGGGCGGCTACCAGAGCATCAACGACCTGGTCAAGGAAGGTGGACGTCTGCGCCGCCAGCGCGACCTGGCCTACGAGCTCATCACGGCCATTCCGGGCGTGACCTGCGTGAAGCCCAAGGCCGCGCTCTACATGTTCCCGCGCCTGGACCCGGCGATGTATCCCATCTCCGACGACCGCCAGTTCTTCATGGAGGTGCTGCGTGCCACGCGCGTGATGCTGGTGCAGGGCTCGGGCTTTAACTACCCCGACCACCAGCATTTCCGCATCGTGTTCCTGCCGCACGAGGACGACCTGCGCGAGGCCATCGGCCGCCTGGCCGACTTCCTCGCCCAGTACCGCCAACAGCACGGCACGGCCTGA
- a CDS encoding Mth938-like domain-containing protein, translating into MKFQPDRSDAQTISGYGPGWIGIEAEKITTSVIIGSGGKRIDWHCARFEDLTPAHFAQLAELETELVIFGSGTRNRFPPPAWLAPLMARRIGLETMDTQAACRTYNILASEGRNVAVALLLEAPSP; encoded by the coding sequence ATGAAATTCCAGCCCGACCGCTCCGACGCACAGACCATCAGCGGCTACGGCCCCGGCTGGATCGGCATCGAGGCCGAGAAGATCACAACGAGCGTGATCATCGGCTCGGGCGGGAAGCGCATCGACTGGCACTGCGCACGCTTCGAAGACCTCACGCCCGCGCACTTCGCCCAGCTCGCGGAACTGGAGACCGAACTGGTGATCTTCGGCAGCGGCACGCGCAACCGTTTCCCGCCTCCGGCGTGGCTCGCGCCGCTCATGGCGCGGCGCATCGGCCTGGAGACCATGGACACCCAGGCGGCCTGCCGCACCTACAACATCCTCGCCAGCGAAGGCCGCAATGTGGCAGTGGCCCTGCTGCTGGAAGCGCCATCCCCCTGA
- a CDS encoding peroxiredoxin codes for MAIVVNKPLPEFEANATGGIKVSNTSHLGQILVLYFYPKDNTPGCTTEAMQFRDKYKDFVKAGATVFGVSRDNMKSHDDFKEKLELPFELIADTEEKMCHMFGVVKNKIMYGKKVKGIERSTFLIGPDGILQQEWRGLKVPGHVDEVLKAVKTLKALKKAA; via the coding sequence ATGGCGATCGTTGTCAACAAACCCCTTCCCGAATTTGAAGCCAACGCGACCGGTGGAATCAAGGTCTCCAACACCTCCCATCTCGGCCAGATCCTGGTTCTGTACTTCTACCCCAAGGACAACACCCCGGGCTGCACGACGGAAGCCATGCAGTTCCGCGACAAGTACAAGGACTTCGTGAAAGCCGGCGCCACGGTGTTCGGCGTGTCGCGCGACAACATGAAGTCGCACGACGACTTCAAGGAAAAGCTGGAGCTGCCCTTCGAACTCATCGCAGACACCGAAGAGAAGATGTGCCACATGTTCGGCGTGGTCAAGAACAAGATCATGTACGGCAAGAAGGTCAAAGGCATTGAGCGCAGCACCTTCCTGATCGGTCCCGACGGCATTCTGCAACAGGAATGGCGCGGCCTGAAGGTGCCCGGCCATGTGGACGAAGTCCTCAAGGCCGTCAAGACGCTCAAGGCCCTGAAGAAGGCCGCCTGA
- a CDS encoding PhoH family protein, whose translation MPLPPAPTRRAALLAPEAFTASAHAAPESTPEAESTAATPRPSTRKAPARTARPTQALQAPQAVAAPAEARAPKARRTEPVPTAPLPVAEPARKPRGAAIAQPAAAPAPAPAPRARKARGTGPSKLFVLDTNVLLHDPTSLFRFEEHDIFLPMIVLEELDAHKKGMTEVARNGRQVSRSLDALAATQGADMSQGIRLDATGQRAAGGHLFFQTAPLHYQLPTSLPQGKADNQILGVVEALRTQYAPREVVLVSKDINMRVKARALGLPAEDYQNDKALDDGDLLYSGVLALPPDFWTKAGKNVESWQSGAHTYYRVGGPVVANLMINQFVYFEAPGEPSLFARVSEIRDKTAVLETLKDYGHAKNAVWGVTTRNREQNFAMNLLMDPEVDFVTLTGTAGTGKTLMALAAGLTQVLDERRYTEIIMTRATVSVGEDIGFLPGTEEEKMGPWMGALDDNLEFLAKGDGGNAGEWGRAATNELIRSRIKIKSMNFMRGRTFMSKYVIIDEAQNLTPKQMKTLITRAGPGTKIICMGNLAQIDTPYLTEGSSGLTFAVDKFKGWPHSGHITLARGERSRLADFASEVL comes from the coding sequence ATGCCCCTGCCCCCCGCCCCGACCCGGCGCGCCGCCCTGCTGGCCCCCGAAGCCTTCACCGCCTCCGCACACGCCGCCCCCGAATCCACGCCCGAAGCCGAGAGCACGGCCGCCACCCCACGCCCCAGCACCCGCAAGGCCCCGGCCCGCACCGCGCGCCCCACTCAGGCTCTCCAGGCCCCGCAGGCAGTGGCAGCCCCGGCCGAAGCCCGCGCACCCAAGGCCCGGCGCACCGAGCCCGTGCCCACCGCTCCGCTGCCTGTGGCCGAGCCCGCCCGCAAGCCGCGCGGCGCCGCCATCGCGCAGCCTGCGGCAGCCCCTGCACCGGCCCCCGCCCCGCGTGCGCGCAAGGCACGCGGCACCGGCCCCTCCAAGTTGTTCGTGCTCGACACCAACGTGCTGCTGCACGACCCGACGAGCCTGTTCCGCTTCGAAGAGCACGACATCTTCCTGCCGATGATCGTGCTGGAAGAGCTGGACGCCCACAAGAAGGGCATGACCGAAGTGGCGCGCAACGGCCGCCAGGTCAGCCGTTCCCTGGACGCCCTTGCCGCCACGCAGGGGGCCGACATGAGCCAAGGCATCAGGCTCGACGCCACGGGCCAGCGCGCCGCGGGCGGCCACCTGTTCTTCCAGACCGCGCCGCTGCACTACCAACTGCCCACCAGCCTGCCCCAGGGCAAGGCCGACAACCAGATCCTGGGCGTGGTGGAGGCGCTGCGCACGCAGTACGCGCCGCGCGAGGTGGTGCTGGTGTCCAAGGACATCAACATGCGCGTCAAGGCGCGCGCCCTGGGCCTGCCGGCCGAGGATTACCAGAACGACAAGGCCCTGGACGACGGCGATCTGCTGTACTCGGGCGTGCTCGCGCTACCGCCCGACTTCTGGACCAAGGCCGGCAAGAATGTGGAAAGCTGGCAGAGCGGTGCCCACACCTACTACCGCGTGGGCGGCCCCGTGGTGGCCAACCTCATGATCAACCAGTTCGTGTACTTCGAGGCGCCCGGCGAGCCCAGCCTGTTCGCGCGCGTCAGCGAGATCCGCGACAAGACGGCCGTGCTCGAAACCCTCAAGGACTACGGCCACGCCAAGAACGCCGTCTGGGGCGTGACCACGCGCAACCGCGAGCAGAACTTCGCGATGAACCTGCTCATGGACCCCGAGGTGGACTTCGTCACGCTCACCGGCACGGCCGGTACCGGCAAGACCCTCATGGCCCTGGCCGCGGGCCTCACGCAGGTGCTCGACGAGCGCCGCTACACCGAGATCATCATGACCCGCGCCACCGTGAGCGTGGGCGAGGACATCGGCTTCCTGCCCGGTACCGAGGAGGAGAAGATGGGCCCCTGGATGGGCGCGCTCGACGATAACCTCGAGTTCCTTGCCAAGGGCGATGGAGGCAACGCCGGTGAATGGGGCCGCGCGGCCACCAACGAGCTGATCCGCAGCCGCATCAAGATCAAGAGCATGAACTTCATGCGCGGCCGCACGTTCATGAGCAAGTACGTCATCATCGACGAGGCGCAGAACCTCACGCCCAAGCAGATGAAGACCCTCATCACGCGCGCGGGCCCCGGCACCAAGATCATCTGCATGGGCAACCTGGCGCAGATCGACACGCCCTACCTCACCGAAGGCTCCTCGGGCCTGACCTTCGCCGTCGACAAGTTCAAGGGCTGGCCGCACAGCGGCCACATCACGCTGGCGCGCGGCGAACGCTCGCGCCTGGCCGACTTCGCGAGCGAGGTGCTGTAA
- the dnaB gene encoding replicative DNA helicase, protein MSAVMPPLEDEFAAPPDREVAQLRVPPHSMESESSVLGGLLLDNNAWDRVGDLLTDGDFYRHEHKLIYSAIGALVNASKPADVITVYEHLQSLGKAEEIGGLMYLNQLAQYVPSATNIRRYAEIVRERAILRKLVTASDEISTNAFNPQGKTVERILDEAEAKIFAIGEEGSRTKQGFQSLDSLVIDLLDRVQEMADNPVDVTGVPTGFVDLDRMTSGLQAGDLVVLAARPSMGKTSFAVNIAEHVALNEGLPVAIFSMEMGAAQLAVRIVGSIGRVNQGNLRTGKLSDEEWPRLTEAIERLRTVSLHIDETPGLTPTELRANARRLARQCGKLGLIVVDYLQLMSGSGAASADNRATELGEISRGLKMLAKELQCPLIALSQLNRSVEQRTDKRPMMSDLRESGAIEQDADIIMFIYRDDYYNKESNEPNIAEVIIGKQRNGPTGTVKLFFQKNQTRFENLATGGDDYSSGY, encoded by the coding sequence ATGTCCGCCGTGATGCCCCCGCTTGAAGACGAGTTCGCAGCCCCTCCAGACCGCGAGGTGGCGCAGTTGCGCGTGCCGCCGCACTCCATGGAGTCGGAGTCGAGCGTGCTCGGCGGCCTGCTGCTCGACAACAATGCCTGGGACCGCGTGGGGGACCTGCTCACCGATGGCGACTTCTACCGCCACGAGCACAAGCTGATCTATTCGGCCATCGGCGCCCTGGTCAACGCCAGCAAGCCGGCCGACGTGATCACCGTGTACGAGCACCTGCAGAGCCTGGGCAAGGCCGAGGAGATCGGTGGGCTGATGTACCTGAACCAGCTCGCGCAATACGTGCCGAGCGCCACGAACATCCGCCGCTACGCGGAGATCGTGCGCGAGCGCGCGATCCTGCGCAAGCTGGTGACGGCCAGCGACGAAATCTCGACCAATGCGTTCAATCCGCAGGGCAAGACGGTGGAGCGCATCCTCGACGAGGCCGAGGCCAAGATCTTCGCCATCGGCGAAGAAGGCTCGCGCACCAAGCAGGGCTTCCAGTCGCTCGACAGCTTGGTGATCGATCTGCTGGACCGCGTGCAGGAGATGGCCGACAACCCGGTGGATGTGACCGGCGTGCCCACGGGCTTCGTCGACCTGGACCGCATGACCTCGGGCCTGCAGGCCGGCGACCTCGTGGTGCTGGCCGCGCGTCCCTCAATGGGCAAGACCTCGTTCGCCGTGAACATCGCCGAGCATGTGGCGCTCAACGAGGGCCTGCCGGTCGCCATTTTCTCGATGGAAATGGGGGCGGCCCAGCTCGCGGTGCGTATCGTCGGCTCCATCGGCCGTGTGAACCAGGGCAACTTGCGCACCGGCAAGCTCAGTGACGAGGAGTGGCCGCGCCTGACCGAGGCCATCGAGCGGCTGCGCACCGTGTCGCTGCATATCGACGAGACCCCGGGCCTCACGCCGACCGAGCTGCGCGCCAACGCGCGGCGCCTGGCGCGCCAGTGCGGCAAGCTGGGCCTGATCGTGGTGGACTACCTGCAGCTCATGAGCGGCTCGGGCGCCGCGAGCGCCGACAACCGCGCGACCGAACTGGGCGAAATCTCGCGGGGCCTGAAGATGCTGGCCAAGGAGCTGCAGTGCCCGCTGATCGCGCTGTCGCAGCTCAACCGCTCGGTGGAGCAGCGCACCGACAAGCGCCCCATGATGTCCGACCTGCGCGAGTCGGGCGCCATCGAGCAGGATGCGGACATCATCATGTTCATCTACCGCGACGACTACTACAACAAGGAGTCGAACGAGCCGAACATCGCCGAGGTCATCATCGGCAAGCAGCGTAACGGCCCCACGGGTACGGTGAAGCTCTTCTTCCAGAAGAACCAGACGCGCTTCGAGAACCTGGCCACGGGCGGGGACGACTACAGCAGCGGCTACTGA
- the rplI gene encoding 50S ribosomal protein L9 yields MQIILLDKVVNLGNLGEIVKVKDGYARNFLIPSGRARRATEAAKAEFEAKRAELEKAAAEKLAAAQAQGEKLAGTTVKLTQKAGVDGRLFGSVTNHDIAEELNKQGYKVVKSQIRLPNGPIKMVGDNTISVALHTDVVVEVTASVYGETA; encoded by the coding sequence ATGCAAATCATTCTGCTCGACAAGGTCGTCAACCTCGGTAACCTGGGCGAGATCGTCAAGGTCAAGGACGGTTACGCACGCAACTTCCTGATCCCCTCGGGCCGCGCACGCCGCGCCACCGAAGCCGCCAAGGCCGAATTCGAAGCCAAGCGCGCTGAACTGGAAAAGGCTGCTGCCGAGAAGCTGGCTGCCGCCCAGGCACAAGGCGAGAAGCTGGCCGGCACCACGGTCAAGCTGACGCAAAAGGCTGGCGTGGATGGCCGCCTGTTCGGTTCCGTGACCAACCACGACATCGCCGAAGAGCTGAACAAGCAAGGCTACAAGGTCGTGAAGTCGCAGATCCGCCTGCCCAACGGCCCCATCAAGATGGTTGGCGACAACACCATCAGCGTGGCACTGCACACCGACGTGGTGGTGGAAGTGACCGCTTCGGTCTACGGCGAAACCGCCTGA
- the rpsR gene encoding 30S ribosomal protein S18, which yields MATFKKFNKDKRPKRNTQSLLFKRKRFCRFTVAGVEEIDYKDVDTLRDFIAENGKIIPARLTGTRAIYQRQLNTAIKRARFLALVPYSDQHKI from the coding sequence ATGGCCACGTTCAAGAAATTCAACAAAGACAAGCGCCCGAAGCGCAACACCCAGTCGCTGCTGTTCAAGCGCAAGCGCTTCTGCCGTTTCACGGTCGCTGGCGTCGAAGAGATCGACTACAAGGATGTCGACACGCTGCGTGACTTCATCGCCGAAAACGGCAAGATCATCCCCGCACGCCTGACCGGCACGCGCGCCATCTACCAGCGTCAGCTGAACACCGCCATCAAGCGCGCGCGCTTCCTGGCTCTGGTGCCTTACAGCGACCAGCACAAGATCTAA
- the priB gene encoding primosomal replication protein N, with product MDNHVALTACIAEAQALRYTPAGLPALDLRLEHESRQSEAGQPRDVKAAIKAVAFGALAERLARQNLGSRWRFQGFLATPRNGKSVVLHIQDIQQD from the coding sequence GTGGATAACCACGTTGCCTTGACCGCCTGTATCGCGGAGGCCCAGGCCCTGCGCTACACGCCCGCTGGCCTGCCGGCCCTCGATCTGCGGCTTGAACACGAGTCGCGCCAGAGCGAGGCGGGGCAGCCGAGAGATGTCAAGGCGGCCATCAAGGCTGTGGCCTTTGGCGCGTTGGCCGAGCGGCTGGCGCGCCAGAACCTCGGGAGCCGCTGGAGGTTCCAGGGATTTCTGGCCACGCCGCGCAATGGCAAGTCCGTGGTGCTCCACATCCAGGATATTCAACAGGATTAA
- the rpsF gene encoding 30S ribosomal protein S6, with product MRHYEIILLIHPDQSEQVPAMLERYKGMITAGGGKIHRVEDWGRRQLAYLINKLAKAHYLCVNIEADQAVMAELEHAFKFNDAVLRHLTVQKKKAETGPSSMMKTVEREEARKASQAEFAASGDR from the coding sequence ATGCGTCACTACGAAATCATTTTGTTGATCCATCCGGATCAGAGCGAGCAGGTTCCGGCCATGCTGGAGCGCTACAAGGGCATGATCACCGCCGGCGGCGGCAAGATCCACCGCGTGGAAGACTGGGGCCGCCGTCAACTGGCGTACCTGATCAACAAGCTCGCCAAGGCCCACTACCTGTGCGTGAACATCGAGGCTGACCAGGCCGTGATGGCTGAACTGGAGCACGCCTTCAAGTTCAACGACGCCGTGCTGCGCCACCTGACGGTGCAGAAGAAGAAGGCCGAGACCGGCCCGTCTTCGATGATGAAGACCGTCGAGCGCGAAGAAGCCCGCAAGGCCAGCCAGGCCGAGTTCGCCGCTTCGGGCGATCGCTGA
- the grpE gene encoding nucleotide exchange factor GrpE, translated as MSDQNTQATPPSPEEVEAAMAANASDEMARLQGELAELKAKSADLADQFLRAKAEAENARRRADEEVAKARKFGIESFAESLLPVCDSLDAALAIKEATPQQLREGADATLRQLITALERNKVQAINPGAGDKFDPHQHQAISMVPAAQEANTVVAVLQKGYVIADRVLRPALVTVAAPQ; from the coding sequence ATGTCTGACCAGAATACCCAAGCCACGCCCCCCTCGCCCGAAGAAGTCGAAGCCGCCATGGCCGCCAACGCCTCGGATGAAATGGCCCGCTTGCAAGGCGAGCTGGCCGAGCTGAAGGCCAAGAGTGCCGACTTGGCGGACCAGTTCCTGCGCGCCAAGGCCGAGGCGGAAAACGCCCGCCGCCGCGCTGACGAGGAAGTCGCCAAGGCCCGCAAGTTCGGCATCGAGAGCTTCGCCGAGAGCCTTCTGCCCGTGTGCGACAGCCTGGATGCGGCCCTCGCCATCAAGGAGGCCACCCCCCAGCAGCTGCGCGAAGGCGCCGACGCCACACTGCGCCAGCTCATCACGGCCCTGGAGCGCAACAAGGTCCAGGCCATCAACCCGGGCGCGGGCGACAAGTTCGACCCCCACCAGCACCAGGCCATCAGCATGGTGCCCGCCGCCCAGGAGGCGAATACGGTGGTGGCCGTGCTCCAGAAGGGCTACGTGATCGCCGACCGCGTCCTGCGTCCCGCCCTCGTCACGGTGGCGGCACCCCAATAA